A DNA window from Ostrea edulis chromosome 5, xbOstEdul1.1, whole genome shotgun sequence contains the following coding sequences:
- the LOC125650996 gene encoding 3-hydroxy-3-methylglutaryl-coenzyme A reductase-like, protein MLSSLFYKHGHFCASRPWEVILATLTLSACLASVGIFTTPDRVCGWNYECEKHQHQEKGNSDHIFLSIIKLAAVLSTYLQFRNLRRFGTRYLLGISGIFTVSSSLVFSIAIIKMFGNDLSGLTEALPFFLLLIDLSKACALARFALNSKSQEEVQENIAHGMSIHGPVMTLDAICEILVIGVGTLSDVTHLEMMCFYGCLAVLANYLAFIMLYPACLALFLEVVRKRGKGQGLKHLQHLAQILHEEEKDSRPNPVTQNVKIIMSAGLLMVHFHSRFLATRKTMDMIDMAGSQYRKPDVSLWYFYIQRLFTVKADSTFTLALAIFLIVKYAFYDDNSMEYQLLMPPTNTENTESTTPEIVPKVQRQDNFTSEKVDKVEFVVGEDSSDSEPENSMTHVETQTDLDSSMYSPLQKIPPFQPPRTTEECVQILKSEAGPKSLTDEEISNLVKSKHIPSYKIESMIGDECRGVKIRRKMLTEDLPSADALDGLPYENYDGYELVNGACCENVLGYMPVPVGKAGPLILDGQKYFIPMATTEGCLVASTNRGCRALESSNGIRSVVVGDSMTRAPVVRLPSAVDASNLKVWIEDNFSTLKTIFDETSRFARLNKFQIAQAGRLLYIRFIASTGDAMGMNMLSKGSERVILHINELFPEMELLSLSGNYCTDKKPAAVNWIEGRGKSVVCDAVIPSKVVKNVLKTNVSALVDLNVNKNLIGSAMAGSIGGFNAHAANVVSAIFIATGQDPAQCVASSNCITLMEATGPTQEDLYISCTMPCIEVGTVGGGTILTAQQACLKMLGIQGPNSENPGDNAKQLARVVCGAVLAAELSLMGALAAGHLVRSHLKYNRSSMYLASNRSSIDSAQSQSLLLPQHGSSTNSLPIPSVNTAKCKHS, encoded by the exons ATGTTGAGCAGCCTTTTCTACAAACATGGACATTTTTGTGCCAGCCGACCGTGGGAAGTCATTCTTGCGACATTAACCCTGTCAGCCTGCTTGGCCTCAGTTGGAATTTTCACAACCCCGGATAGAGTCTGTGGCTGGAACTATGAATGTGAAAAACATCAG CACCAGGAGAAAGGTAACAGTGACCACATCTTCCTGTCCATCATCAAACTCGCAGCTGTTCTGTCCACATACCTTCAATTTAGGAATCTTCGCAGATTTGGAACAAGATATCTCTTGG GTATATCTGGTATATTCACTGTGTCTTCCAGCCTTGTGTTCAGTATTGCCATCATCAAAATGTTTGGAAATGACCTATCAGGATTGAC TGAAGCTCTTCCATTTTTCCTGCTGCTAATTGACCTCTCCAAAGCCTGTGCCCTGGCCCGATTTGCCCTGAATTCCAAGAGCCAGGAAGAGGTGCAGGAGAACATTGCCCATGGAATGTCCATACATGGTCCAGTCATGACATTAGATGCCATTTGTGAGATTCTAGTCATTGGAGTCGGCACTTTGTCAG ATGTCACCCACTTAGAAATGATGTGTTTCTATGGCTGTTTGGCTGTCCTGGCTAACTATTTAGCATTCATCATGTTGTACCCAGCATGCCTAGCTTTGTTCCTAGAG gtaGTCAGAAAAAGAGGTAAAGGCCAGGGACTGAAGCACCTGCAGCATTTGGCTCAGATACTGCATGAAGAAGAGAAGGATAGCCGGCCAAACCCAGTCACCCAAAATGTCAAAATCATTATG TCTGCTGGTCTCCTGATGGTTCACTTTCACAGCCGTTTCCTAGCAACCAGGAAAACTATGGACATGATTGACATGGCAGGCAGCCAGTATAGAAAACCAGACGTATCACTGTGGTACTTCTACATTCAAAG ATTGTTTACAGTCAAGGCagattctactttcactttggcTTTGGCCATATTCCTGATTGTGAAGTATGCCTTTTATGATGACAACTCCATGGAGTACCAACTTTTGATGCCTCCCACGAACACAGAAAACACAGAGTCAACGACTCCTGAAATTGTGCCTAAAGTTCAGAGACAAGATA ATTTCACATCAGAGAAGGTGGATAAGGTTGAATTTGTAGTTGGGGAAGATTCTTCAGACTCAGAACCTGAGAACTCAATGACGCATGTAGAAACACAGACTGATTTAGATTCATCCATGTACTCACCACTGCAAAAAATTCCCCCCTTCCAACCTCCCAGGACTACCGAGGAGTGTGTACAGATCCTAAAATCTGAG gcgGGTCCAAAATCTCTTACAGAtgaagaaatttcaaatttagtcaAGAGTAAACACATTCCATCATACAAAATAGAATCCATGATTGGAGATGAGTGCAGAGGTGTTAAAATAAG GAGAAAGATGTTGACAGAGGACTTGCCCTCCGCAGATGCTTTAGATGGACTGCCTTATGAGAATTATGATGGCTATGAATTG GTAAATGGAGCATGCTGTGAGAATGTCCTGGGTTACATGCCAGTCCCTGTGGGCAAAGCTGGACCACTCATACTGGATGGTCAGAAGTATTTCATCCCCATGGCCACCACAGAGGGTTGTCTGGTAGCCAGCACTAACAGGGGATGTAGGGCCTTAGAG TCCAGCAATGGAATTCGTAGTGTTGTAGTGGGAGATTCTATGACCAGAGCACCTGTTGTTCGTTTACCTAGTGCCGTAGATGCCAG CAATCTAAAAGTATGGATCGAGGACAATTTCTCTacattaaaaacaatatttgacGAGACCAGTCG GTTTGCTCGGTTAAACAAGTTCCAGATTGCGCAAGCTGGTCGACTTCTCTATATACGATTTATAGCTAGTACTGGCGATGCCATGGGAATGAACATGCTCTCCAAG GGTTCAGAGAGAGTTATCTTGCACATAAATGAACTGTTCCCAGAGATGGAACTTCTAAGTCTGAGTGGTAATTACTGCACAGACAAAAAACCTGCTGCAGTCAACTG GATTGAAGGAAGAGGAAAGTCTGTCGTGTGTGATGCTGTCATTCCAAGTAAAGTGGTGAAGAATGTTCTCAAGACTAATGTCTCTGCCTTGGTAGAtctaaatgtaaacaagaattTAATTGGTTCAGCCATGGCAGGAAGCATAGGAGGATTTAATGCTCATGCTGCAAATGTTGTGTCAGCGATATTTATAGCCACTGGACag GACCCCGCCCAGTGTGTGGCCAGCAGTAACTGTATAACTCTGATGGAGGCCACGGGACCCACCCAGGAAGATCTGTACATCAGCTGTACCATGCCGTGTATAGAGGTGGGGACAGTAGGAGGGGGGACTATTCTAACAGCACAACAAGCCTGTCTTAAG atGCTTGGAATACAAGGACCAAATAGTGAGAATCCAGGAGACAATGCTAAACAGTTGGCGAGGGTTGTGTGTGGGGCTGTTCTGGCTGCAGAGCTTTCTCTTATGGGGGCTCTGGCAGCAGGTCATCTAGTCAGGAGTCATCTTAAATACAAcag GTCAAGTATGTACCTTGCATCTAACAGATCAAGCATAGATAGTGCCCAGTCCCAGTCTCTGCTGCTACCCCAACATGGTAGCTCTACAAACAGTCTGCCCATCCCGTCAGTCAACACAGCTAAATGTAAACACAGTTGA
- the LOC125650997 gene encoding cilia- and flagella-associated protein 161-like isoform X2 — protein MTNVRTYNPSVRVGNWNEDIQLEEDTLKDFLEKREKGQLLCQKRTKLEQTIFKQLDLSISRDGCVHFGDIVSLRCPATKDRTKYTANKDPRDACQLCVTPAINKILEAQKLEGPCQVSASKDLCSNLRSSFVIKSIDGSKQKGEPLRYGDLFYLCTLDNEGGDLYLSSCRATLEKAAAKSRKQEVTFVSEPSFMTEWRILHYNPQMRMEYEGIPVPANGIVLINHKYTNNDLAVEENFVIRTPFGSQEYEVSCHTYLDSHRAEKDVNYFVIMMGVPGDDVYPVAS, from the exons ATGACAAACGTGAGGACTTACAACCCGTCTGTGCGAGTAGGAAACTGGAATGAAGACATCCAGTTGGAGGAG GACACATTAAAAGATTTCTTAGAAAAGAGGGAAAAGGGACAGCTCCTATGCCAGAAAAGAACAAAACTTGAACAAACTATTTTTAAGCAG CTGGACCTTAGTATATCAAGAGACGGTTGTGTTCACTTTGGGGATATTGTGAGTTTGCGATGTCCAGCAACAAAAGATCGTACAAAGTACACGGCCAACAAAGACCCACGAGATGCTTGTCAGCTTTGTGTAACACCAGCTATTAACAAAATTCTTGAAGCTCAAAAACTTGAAGGGCCCTGTCAAGTATCTGCATCTAAGGACCTCTGTTCCAATCTCAGAAGCTCCTTTGTAATAAAAAG tatTGATGGGAGCAAACAGAAAGGAGAACCACTGAGATATGGCGACCTGTTTTATCTGTGTACTCTAGACAATGAGGGAGGAGAT CTGTATTTGTCGAGCTGCCGTGCGACTCTGGAGAAGGCCGCTGCCAAATCACGGAAACAGGAGGTAACATTTGTCAGCGAGCCATCTTTTATGACAGAATGGAGAATTTTACACTACAACCCACAAATGAGGATGGAGTACGAAGGCATCCCTGTCCCA gCCAATGGTATTGTCCTAATTAACCACAAATACACCAACAATGATTTGGCTGTGGAAGAGAATTTCGTTATCAG AACACCATTTGGATCCCAGGAATACGAAGTGTCATGTCACACATATTTAGATTCCCATCGAGCAGAAAAAGACGTCAACTACTTTGTGATTATGATGGGTGTACCTGGTGACGACGTTTACCCCGTCGCAAGTTAA
- the LOC125650997 gene encoding cilia- and flagella-associated protein 161-like isoform X1: MTNVRTYNPSVRVGNWNEDIQLEEDTLKDFLEKREKGQLLCQKRTKLEQTIFKQLDLSISRDGCVHFGDIVSLRCPATKDRTKYTANKDPRDACQLCVTPAINKILEAQKLEGPCQVSASKDLCSNLRSSFVIKSIDGSKQKGEPLRYGDLFYLCTLDNEGGDLYLSSCRATLEKAAAKSRKQEVTFVSEPSFMTEWRILHYNPQMRMEYEGIPVPVSNLCSSATNWELFRGLKVLIKTASSKVLLHVSHVLQCSRIMLECDMSFNIQIYNIFVTLLNISMTYVSCKSNEYHKLYGSYVR; encoded by the exons ATGACAAACGTGAGGACTTACAACCCGTCTGTGCGAGTAGGAAACTGGAATGAAGACATCCAGTTGGAGGAG GACACATTAAAAGATTTCTTAGAAAAGAGGGAAAAGGGACAGCTCCTATGCCAGAAAAGAACAAAACTTGAACAAACTATTTTTAAGCAG CTGGACCTTAGTATATCAAGAGACGGTTGTGTTCACTTTGGGGATATTGTGAGTTTGCGATGTCCAGCAACAAAAGATCGTACAAAGTACACGGCCAACAAAGACCCACGAGATGCTTGTCAGCTTTGTGTAACACCAGCTATTAACAAAATTCTTGAAGCTCAAAAACTTGAAGGGCCCTGTCAAGTATCTGCATCTAAGGACCTCTGTTCCAATCTCAGAAGCTCCTTTGTAATAAAAAG tatTGATGGGAGCAAACAGAAAGGAGAACCACTGAGATATGGCGACCTGTTTTATCTGTGTACTCTAGACAATGAGGGAGGAGAT CTGTATTTGTCGAGCTGCCGTGCGACTCTGGAGAAGGCCGCTGCCAAATCACGGAAACAGGAGGTAACATTTGTCAGCGAGCCATCTTTTATGACAGAATGGAGAATTTTACACTACAACCCACAAATGAGGATGGAGTACGAAGGCATCCCTGTCCCAGTAAGTAATTTATGTTCGTCTGCTACAAACTGGGAACTCTTTAGAGGATTGAAGGTTTTGATTAAAACTGCTTCAAGTAAAgttttgttacatgtaagtcATGTACTACAGTGCTCAAGAATTATGTTAGAATGTGACATGTcatttaacatacaaatatacaatatttttgttactttgttgAATATTTCAATGACGTATGTCAGCTGCAAAAGCAATGAATACCATAAACTCTATGGCAGTTATGTACGATAG